One part of the Melospiza melodia melodia isolate bMelMel2 chromosome 3, bMelMel2.pri, whole genome shotgun sequence genome encodes these proteins:
- the SLC30A10 gene encoding calcium/manganese antiporter SLC30A10: MGRYSGKTCRLIFMLVLTVGFFVAELVSGYLGNSIALVSDSFNMLSDLISLCVGLSTGRIARRSRRGPRATYGYSRAEAVGALSNAVFLTALCFTILVDSVLRLARPEPIDDAQLVLIVGTLGLAVNVVGLLVFQDWGACCRGRRPCPAPPAAAALQDVSPGGIPNGEEDGAGDSPNDQKSPEEGFEEKKEKKSEALNIRGVLLHVMGDALGSVVVVVTATIFYVRPLGDAPCNWQCYIDPSLTIVMVLIILSSAFPLIKETSTILLQMVPKGVDMQLLTDRLARVPGVSSLHEVHVWELASGRNIATLHVKCQSPSDYQGAAYQIRKIFHKAGVHSVTIQPEYTDHMTSHLLCSSPCISKACDSHLCCSQRQPPRAETNGYVEKSESSVSAQHKDNGSRKSDVEIPMEDPVAEENVKNCDVSGDKSQSGSTRF; encoded by the exons aTGGGGCGGTACTCGGGCAAGACGTGCCGCCTCATCTTCATGCTGGTGCTCACCGTCGGCTTCTTCGTGGCCGAGCTGGTGTCCGGATACCTGGGCAACTCCATCGCGCTGGTGTCCGACTCCTTCAACATGCTCTCGGACCTCATCTCCCTCTGCGTGGGGCTCTCCACCGGGCGCATCGCCCGCCGCAGCCGCCGCGGTCCCCGCGCCACCTACGGCTACAGCCGCGCCGAGGCGGTGGGAGCGCTCAGCAACGCCGTGTTCCTCACCGCGCTCTGCTTCACCATCCTCGTGGACTCCGTCCTGCGCCTCGCCCGCCCTGAGCCCATAGACGATGCCCAGCTGGTGCTCATCGTCGGCACCCTTGGCCTCGCCGTCAACGTCGTGGGGCTCCTCGTCTTCCAGGACTGGGGCGCCTGCTGCCGTGGGCGACGCCCGTGCCCCGCTCCGCCCGCGGCGGCCGCGCTGCAGGACGTGTCCCCCGGCGGCATCCCGAACGGCGAGGAGGATGGAGCAG GTGATTCACCAAATGACCAAAAGAGCCCTGAAGAGGGGTTtgaggagaaaaaagagaaaaaatctgAAGCCTTGAACATCAGAG GTGTTCTTTTGCATGTTATGGGAGATGCACTTGGATCTGTGGTCGTGGTAGTTACTGCTACTATCTTCTATGTACGGCCTCTGGGGGATGCTCCGTGCAATTGGCAGTGCTACATTGATCCAAGCCTGACAATAGTTATGGTGCTCATCATCTTGTCTTCTGCATTCCCACTTATAAAGGAGACCTCAACTATTTTGTTGCAGATGGTCCCCAAAGGTGTTGATATGCAACTACTGA CTGACAGACTAGCTCGTGTACCAGGGGTGAGCAGCCTCCATGAGGTGCACGTCTGGGAGCTGGCAAGTGGGAGGAACATCGCCACTCTTCACGTCAAGTGCCAGAGCCCTTCTGATTACCAAGGTGCTGCTTACCAAATACGGAAGATTTTCCACAAGGCAGGAGTCCATTCTGTGACCATCCAGCCCGAGTACACTGACCACATGACCTCACATCTACTGTGCAGCTCACCCTGCATCTCAAAAGCCTGCGACTCGCAtctgtgctgcagccagaggcagccCCCCCGGGCTGAAACGAATGGCTACGTGGAGAAAAGCGAAAGCTCCGTTTCTGCACAGCACAAAGACAATGGTTCAAGGAAAAGTGACGTTGAAATCCCTATGGAGGACCCAGTGGCAGAGGAGAATGTGAAAAATTGTGACGTGTCTGGTGACAAATCACAGTCGGGTAGTACACGATTTTAG